Below is a genomic region from Mesorhizobium sp. NZP2298.
TCAAGCTTCGCCAGGCCGCGGCGCTCGCCAACCAGGTCGACGGCCCGGAAAGGCTGACGCTGTTCCTGGCGGAAGCGTTCAAGGTACCGGTTCAAATCAAGGAGTTCATCGCCGCCTGGATAACCATCCCAACCGGGCTCCAGACCCGCCTCGCAAAAGCCTATGCGGGACTCGGCCGGGGGGCAACCATCGGTCCGCGCGTTTTCAACCGCCAAAGTGGGATCGAACTGCGTGTCGGCCCTCTCGGTCTTGAGGAATTCAAGGCATTCCTGCCGGGAGGGCCGCGCCTCAAACTGTTCAAGCAGGCCGTTCGCGACATGGTCGGGGAAACGCTCGACGTTGACCTGCGCATCGTGCTGGCGCGTGAAGCTGTGCCGCCGCCTCGTATCGGAACGGTCCAGCTCGGCCGGACCGCCTGGCTTGCGCGGCCCACCGAAAGGGGGGATGCTGACGATCTGCGGCTGCGGACAATTGTCGGATGGCGGCCGGAAATGGCGGGGGGCGCGGCATGAGCCTGCTGCTGACGCTGGAGAAAGGGCCACGCACCCAGGCGGTACGGCAGACCCGGCTGGACGAAGGCGAGCTGGTGATCGGCCGCAGCGCCGACGCAGGCTGGCAGATCAACGATCCCGACATGTTCGTTTCCCGCGCCCATTGCAAGATCACGGGCGGGCGAGACGGCTATTTCGTCACCGACACGTCGAGCAGCGGGCTGTACATAAATGACTCCGACAGCCCGCTCGGTGCCGGCCAGTCGACGCGCCTTCAAAGCGGGATGCGGCTGAGACTTGGCGACTATGTCGTCCATGTCGACCTGCAGACGCCAACCGCCCAGGCACAAGCGGCCAGCCAGCCGGTTCCCGAACGCCTGCCGCCGGCATCGCGGGCGCCGCTAAGCATCGGCAGTGACGACTTCTTTTCCGCCAAGGTCGAGGAAGAGCCGCGACGGCCACGTCCGGCCGACCTGCCCAACCCGTTCGAGCAGCCGGTTGCGGGCGCGTTCGAGCGTGCCGCCTCCAGCCAGCGCAGCTCGCCTGCTTTCGATGACCCGTTCAGCCTCGATCCGGTTTCGACGCCTGTGTCCACGGGCGTTGGCCCTCATCCCGAAACTGGCCCGCCAAGCTTCGCGGACCCGTTCAGCCTCGACCCGGTGCCTCCCCCTAACGGGTCCACCGAACCTTCCGCCGGAAAGCCATCCGACTTCAAGGACGACTTTGGCTTCGGACCAGCCGCGGCGCCCAGTTCGACAAGCGGCGCCGGCTCGAACGGACAGCGCATCGTCCCACGACCGCAATCCGCCAATCCTTGGGATCTGCCTGTGCAGGCAGCAGACGCCCCGCCTCCAGCGCGCACAGGTGCTGCCGCCAAACCCGCCCGCATGCCGGCAGCGGCACAGCTGGGCGACATGGCGCTTCGCTCCGCATTCCTGCGCGGCATGGGCGTCGAGGAAGCCGATTTCCCCGGGCGTGACAGCATCGCGGAAATGGAGAAATTTGGCCGCGAATACCGGTTGATGATGGAAGGCCTGATGCAGCTTCTGCGCAAGCGGGCCGAGGAAAAGGGAAACGCCCGCGTCGCCCAGACCATGGTCGGGGCTTCCGAAGTCAATCCGCTCAAGTTCCTGCCGACGGTCGACGACGCCATCGTCACGCTTATCGCCGAGCGCAGCCCCGGCTTTCTCGCCGGCGACGCGGCCATCGCCGACGCGATCCGCGATCTCGCGCAACACCACGTGCGCGCCTGGCGCGGCGTGCAGGCCGCCTTGCGCCGGATGGTCGACCGTTTTGATCCTGCAGTGATCGAGGAAGAGCTGAAATCGAATTCGGCGATCGGCACCCTGTTTTCGGGCGGGCGCGGCGCCAAGCTGTGGGAGCTCTACCAGAAACGCCATCGTGAAATCGCCGAGAGCGCGGAGAAAAGCTTCCTTGGCGAAATCGGCGCTGATTTCCGGGACGCATATGAGGAGGAGTGAGACATGATCGACCGACGCGAATTTATCGTTGCCCTGGGCGCGACCGGGCTGCTTACGGCTTGCCAGAGCGGTCCGCCAAAACCTTCGGTGATCACCGTTAACGTGTCCGGCGGGGCCGGCATGAACCCAGGACCAGGCGGCGGCGACCGGCCGGTGACTGTCCTCGTGATGCGGCTGCGCAGCACCGGCAAATTCAATTCCGCCGACTACTTTGCCTTGCAGGGCGATGCCGGTACGGCGCTGGCAGGCGATCTTATCGGATCCGACCAGATTGCCGTCGGGCCGGGAAAATCCGCGTCCAAAACCATCACCGTCGAGCCGGATGCCACGGCGCTGGGCTTCGTTGCGCTGATCCGCGAGCCTACAGGCAGGAACTGGCGGACGACCAAGTCGGTGTCGCCGGGATCCAAATTCACGATCAATGTCACGCTTGGCAGCGGCGGTATTTCCGCCTAGCGGCCAAGGCAAGGAGAGCTCAATGCAGAGAGCAGCGGCATGAGCGATGCAAACAGGGTGCTGTGGTCCGAAGGGCTTTTCCTGCGGACCCAGCATTTCCAGCAGCAGGATCGCTTCTTCGAGGCGACGGTGCGCGGCGCATTGCAGGCCGGGCAGTTGCATACGTTCGGCTTTCAACAGCTGACGCTGGATCAGGCGTTGCTCGACGCCGGCCAGATCGCCATCCTGTCGGCACGGGGCATCTTCCCGGACGGGACACCTTTCGCCATTCCCGAGATGATGGACGCGCCGCGGCCGCTGCCGGTCACCTCCGATACGGCTACGGGACCGGTGCTGGTCGCCTTGCCGCTGGAGCCGCCCGGCGGTGTCGGCTTCGATCCGGCACACGCCGCCGCCTCGGGAGCGCGCTATCACGGGCGGATCGTCTCGGTGCGCGACGCCGTCCAGGGCGGCTCGGACCCTGAAGAAATCGAAATCGCCCGGCCACAGGCGCTGCTGCTGGCACCCGGCAAGTCGGTCGGTGGTTACACGGCCTTGCCGATCGCCGACCTCAAGGGGGTTCGAGCCGATGGCGGCGTCTCGTTGGACGAGACCTTCCTGCCACCGACACTGGTGACCGGCGCGGTGGCCTGGTATCGGCAGTTGCTGCTGGAAGTCGTCACGGGCCTCGACCAGATCGCCGAGGCGCATGGCAAGATGGTGATGGGCGGACCGGGGCGCAGCGTCGAAGACCTGCTGATGCTCAACCTCGCCAATGCGGCGCGGCCGCGGCTGGCCCACATGCTGGCGCAGGATGTCTTCCATCCGGCCGAGCTTTACCTGGAACTTGCCGGGCTCGCCGGTTCGATGGCGACCTACGGATCGAGCGCGCGGCGGCTGGGCGAATTGCCGGCTTACGATCACATGGCGCCGGGGCCGGCATACATGGCGCTGGCGGATGCGCTGCGCTCGCTCATCCTCAGCCTGCGCTACATCGAGCCGAAATCGCGCGCGCTGCCGGTCATGCGGCATTCGACCAATGTCTGGAAAATCCGCATCGACAACCCGAAGCTGCTGGTCGCCAGCCGCATCGTCATCCGGGTCGGCTCGGAGTTGTCGGAAGACGCGCTGCGCAAGATATTCGTCAATCAGGCGACTGTCGGCTCGGCCGACCAATTCGAGGGCCTGTGGAAATCGCGCCTGCCCGGCATTCCGCTGAAACCGCTTCACTCCCAGCCGCGCGAGATCCCTTACGACGGCGATCGGCTGTGCCTCGAACTGGACCAGAAAAGCGAGCACTGGGCGTCGCTGCTCGATGCACCCGGCTTCGTCATCGGCGTTTCGGGCGTGTTGCCAAGCGAGCCGCAGGTGGACTGCTATTCGGTGAACAGGTGAGATGATGAGCCGCGATGATCCTTTCGGACTGTCGGAGGATCGCGAACGAACCCGCATACGGCTGACCGGCGCGCCGATGCCGCGGCCGATGGCGCCGCTCTTGCCGGGCACGGCGGTCAAGAGGTCGCGCACGCATCCGAACGCGCTTGTCAACGCGTTCGCGCCCTTGCTCGAATTCGCGCCCGAGCTTGAAAGCGCGCTGGCGCCGGAGAACCCGGAAGCGCTGCGCACCCGTCTGCTCGAAGAACTGGTTCGGGCACGCGACACGGCGATGGCTACGGGGTCCTCGCTGGAGCGGGCCGACCAGGCAGCCTGGGTGGTGGCGGCGTTGCTCGACGATCTCGCCCTGAACACGCCGTGGGGCGGGGCCAGCGCCTGGCCCCGGCAGCCGCTCGTGGTCATGCTGCGCGGCGATGTCGATGCCGGCACGCAGTTCTTCACGCGTCTCGACGAACTGGAACGCCATCCCAACCGCGATCGCGAATTGCTGGAGCTGCAATATGACTGCATGGCGCTCGGCTTCCGCGGCAAATATCGCGTGCCCGGCCGGTCGGGCGACCGCTCGCTCAACGCCGTTCGCGTGGCCGCGGCACGCTTCCTGCGCGACGCCGACGCCGAAGGCGCGCCCCTGTCGCCAAACTGGAAGGGCGTGATCGCCTCCGACGAGCCGCAGCGCTTCATCGTTCCGATCTGGGTCATGGCGCTCGGTGCGGCGGTTGTCGCCGCGGCCGTCCATATCGGGCTGTCGATGGGCCTGAGCAGTCAGGCGGTCGAGCTTTCAGCGCTTGTTCGGGCCCTGCCGCCGCCTGAACGCGGCGATATCAGCCGGACCTCGCCCAAGGTCGACGCCCCGCCGCCGGAGAAAGTGGATTTTGCGCTGTTGCCGGAATTCCAGGCCGGCGCGCCGGCCGGCCTCAAATCCGCACTCAGCGGCACCGAGAGCGTTTCGCTGGCCAAGCTGATCATCCAGGCCTCCAACCCCGAACTGTTCCAATCGTCGCGGCCGCAACTGAGCGACGGCTTCGAGCCGCTGATCGCTTCGATCGCCAAGGTGATCCTCGCCAATCAGGAGCTGATCGGGAACATCACGGTGATCGGTCATACGGACGGCGTGCCCCTGCAAAAGACCAATCCGCTGTCGACCAACCAGCGCCTGTCGGAGGCGCGCGCCCAGACGATCGCCGACATGCTGGTCCAGAACGGCGTGCCGCAGGACCGCGTCCGCTCCGAGGGCCGCGCCGCAACGGATCCGGTGGCCAGCGACAGCACGCGCGAAGGGCGAGCCTTGAATCGCCGCGTCGAGGTGCTCGTCGAAAAGAGGCTGTGAGATGTTCATCCTGCGCTTCCTCTGGGCGGTCCTGACATCGCGCTGGCTATGGACGCTGATCGGCATCACGCTGCTTTCCCTGGTCATCTGGGTGTTCGGCCCGATCGTCAGGGTCGGTCCCTATTCGCCTTTCGATTCCGACAATGTGCGCATTGCCATGATCGCGGGCCTGATCATCCTGTGGCTGATCTGGCTGATTATCGCGCAGCGCCGCGCCATCCGCGCCAACCGCCTGTTCGTCGCCGAGATCGCCGCGCCGGTTGCGGAGAAGCCGCTCGGCCCCGGCGAAGAGAATGTCGCCGCCGTAGGCGCCAAGTTCGCCGAGGTGATGGCGGAACTGAAACGCCGCAAGCTCGGCGGGCGCAAGTTCCTGCGCGAGATGCCTTGGTATGTGATCGTCGGGCCGCCGGCCACCGGCAAGACCACGGCGCTCAGGCAGTCCGGACTGAATTTCCCGATCGACCTCACTGACGATCTGCAAGGGGTCGGCGGCACGCGCAACTGCGACTGGTTCTTTTCCGAGAGCGCGGTACTGATCGACACCGCCGGCCGCTATGTCCAGCAGGAAAGCCAGCCCGATGTCGACGCGGCGGAATGGCTGGGCTTTCTCGACCTTCTGAAGAAACATCGCGGCCGCCGCGCGCTCAACGGCGTGATCGTCGCGCTTTCGATCGACGTGCTTTCGGAGGGCGACGAAGCCATCAAGGCGCACGGCCGCAAGATCCGCCGCCGGCTGGCCGAACTCAACGACCGGCTCGAAATCCGCCTTCCGGTCTATCTGATGCTGACCAAGGCCGACCTGATCAAGGGTTTCGAGGCTTTCTTCGGCGGCCTGTCGACCGCCTCGCGCGAACAGGTCTGGGGAACGACCTTCGCGCTGGATGCACGCGTCGATGCCAAGACCATCGAGCGGGAAATTTCAATACTGGCGACGGAACTCGAGCGGCGGCTGGTGCCGCGCCTGGAGGACGAGGACAAACTCGCCGCCCGCGCCGAAATCTTCAGGTTTCCAGCCCAGCTGTCCAGCCTGTCCGAACCGATCCAGGTTCTGGTCGAGGCGATGTTCGGCGAAAGCCGCTATGAAGAGGCGGCCTGGCTGCGCGGCCTCTATCTGACATCGGCGACGCAGGAAGGGGCGCCCATCGACCGGCTGACCGCAGCGCTGTCGTCGTCCTTCGGCCTGCCGCCACGGCGGGCCCTGCCCGCGCCAAGGGTCGAGAAACGCAGCTTCTTCCTGAAGAACCTGCTCACCGAAGTCATCTTCAAGGAAGCCGGCCTCGGCACGTTCGATCCGCTGGCGCAACGCCGCCGCGCCTGGATCTGGCGCGGTGCGGCGGCCGCGTGTGCCGCGGTCGCCTTGTTGGCCGCCGGGCTGTTCACCTGGTCCTATTTCGACAACCGCAACGCGATCACGGCGCAGGCAAGTCAGTTCGAGGCACTGCAGACACCGCTGACCTCCATTGCCGCAAACCCGGCATCGGTGCAGCAGCCGGCGATCGACGGCGCGCTCGAGGCGATGGACGCGGTCGCGAACGCCAGGACCCCACCGCCGGGAGCGCCCCAGGACCTGCTGGGGCCATCGGCCTCTGCCGAACTGGTGCGGGCGCAGACCGACACTTACGACCACGCCCTGCGCAACGTGCTCGAGCCAAGGATGGTGGCGCTGCTCGAGGCGACCATGTGGCGACAGATCCGCGATCCGGATTTCATGCTCGGCGCGCTCAAGACCTATCGCATGATGACCGGCCTGTCGCAGATGGACCCCGATTTCGCGCAGAACTGGTGGGTCAACAGCCTGCCGGAATTCGCGGCCGCGGCACCATTTCCGACCGCCGACGCCGAAGAGCATCAGCTTGCCGCCATCCGCCGCATGGCGGTCGACGAAAGCTATGTCGCGCCCGACCAGGCCCTGGTTGCCGAAGCGCTGAAAACGGTCTGCACGATTTCGTTGCCGGCGCGTGCCTACAAGCAGCTGCTGGCCGATCCGGAGGTGGCCGGGCTCAAGGAGTGGATCCCGGCCAATTTCGCTGGCCCCAATGGCGGCAAGGTGTTTGCGCGACGTTCCGACAAGACACTTCGCGTCGGCATTGCCGGGGCATTCACCTATGCCGGCTTCCACGACGCCATTCTCGACCGCATCGACGATGTCGCCGCCCAGGCGGCGCTCGACCGCGCGGTTTTCGCCGGCGGCTGCTCGGAGAATTCCGAGACCTCGGTCTCGGCGCTGTCGGAAGATATTCTGAAGCTCTACTATGACGACTACATCGCGCAATGGGACAGCTTCCTGCGCGACATGCGGCTCGCGCCTTTGACCGACCTCAACGTCGCCAGCGAAAACCTGAAGGATCTCTCGAGCGCCGATTCAGCCTTGAAGCGGCTGCTGACGGCGGTCGTTCAGGAGACCGAACTGACGCGCTCCGACGAGGCGCCCGCCGACAACAAGGCGGCGGCGAAGGGCGCCTCCAAACTGCTCGGCAAGCTGGGAAAACTCGGCAAGCTGGCGACATCAGGCGCGAAACTGCTTCCCCGCGCTGGGTCAGCCACCGAGGTGGACCTGACCGGCAATCTGGTGGCCGAACATTTCAAGCCGCTGAAGAGCACCATTGCCGAGGTCGACGGCCAGCCGCCGGCGCTCGATGCCGCCGTTGTCGCGCTGACCGCGCTGTCGAATGTGCTACAGACGGTCAGCGCCAACCCCAATCCGCAGGATGCCATCAAGAAACAGGGCGGCCTTGCCGAACTGACGGGCGCGGTCGCCAGGCAGGCGCAGATCCTGCCCGACCCGATCAACGCCTGGCTCGGCGGCAT
It encodes:
- the tssJ gene encoding type VI secretion system lipoprotein TssJ encodes the protein MIDRREFIVALGATGLLTACQSGPPKPSVITVNVSGGAGMNPGPGGGDRPVTVLVMRLRSTGKFNSADYFALQGDAGTALAGDLIGSDQIAVGPGKSASKTITVEPDATALGFVALIREPTGRNWRTTKSVSPGSKFTINVTLGSGGISA
- the tssM gene encoding type VI secretion system membrane subunit TssM, encoding MFILRFLWAVLTSRWLWTLIGITLLSLVIWVFGPIVRVGPYSPFDSDNVRIAMIAGLIILWLIWLIIAQRRAIRANRLFVAEIAAPVAEKPLGPGEENVAAVGAKFAEVMAELKRRKLGGRKFLREMPWYVIVGPPATGKTTALRQSGLNFPIDLTDDLQGVGGTRNCDWFFSESAVLIDTAGRYVQQESQPDVDAAEWLGFLDLLKKHRGRRALNGVIVALSIDVLSEGDEAIKAHGRKIRRRLAELNDRLEIRLPVYLMLTKADLIKGFEAFFGGLSTASREQVWGTTFALDARVDAKTIEREISILATELERRLVPRLEDEDKLAARAEIFRFPAQLSSLSEPIQVLVEAMFGESRYEEAAWLRGLYLTSATQEGAPIDRLTAALSSSFGLPPRRALPAPRVEKRSFFLKNLLTEVIFKEAGLGTFDPLAQRRRAWIWRGAAAACAAVALLAAGLFTWSYFDNRNAITAQASQFEALQTPLTSIAANPASVQQPAIDGALEAMDAVANARTPPPGAPQDLLGPSASAELVRAQTDTYDHALRNVLEPRMVALLEATMWRQIRDPDFMLGALKTYRMMTGLSQMDPDFAQNWWVNSLPEFAAAAPFPTADAEEHQLAAIRRMAVDESYVAPDQALVAEALKTVCTISLPARAYKQLLADPEVAGLKEWIPANFAGPNGGKVFARRSDKTLRVGIAGAFTYAGFHDAILDRIDDVAAQAALDRAVFAGGCSENSETSVSALSEDILKLYYDDYIAQWDSFLRDMRLAPLTDLNVASENLKDLSSADSALKRLLTAVVQETELTRSDEAPADNKAAAKGASKLLGKLGKLGKLATSGAKLLPRAGSATEVDLTGNLVAEHFKPLKSTIAEVDGQPPALDAAVVALTALSNVLQTVSANPNPQDAIKKQGGLAELTGAVARQAQILPDPINAWLGGIAGDTSNLTQKAVTSELNAIWRADILPFCQAALNDRYPFSADSAVDVNVRDFARLFGPAGLIDGFINDHLINYVDTTSQPWKWRADFGLDPSALAAFEQARHIRDDLFPGGTGPVMSFTLEPKDLSPNVTRVTLNLDGQTLVYFNNATRPQPMTWPGKDGTGVISLAFQPIDGSPEIMLNETGSWAWLRLLRNGRFAGTSLSDVYSLRLGTKGMWADFELKAASVENPYNLQMFKKFSCPPQI
- the tagH gene encoding type VI secretion system-associated FHA domain protein TagH, which codes for MSLLLTLEKGPRTQAVRQTRLDEGELVIGRSADAGWQINDPDMFVSRAHCKITGGRDGYFVTDTSSSGLYINDSDSPLGAGQSTRLQSGMRLRLGDYVVHVDLQTPTAQAQAASQPVPERLPPASRAPLSIGSDDFFSAKVEEEPRRPRPADLPNPFEQPVAGAFERAASSQRSSPAFDDPFSLDPVSTPVSTGVGPHPETGPPSFADPFSLDPVPPPNGSTEPSAGKPSDFKDDFGFGPAAAPSSTSGAGSNGQRIVPRPQSANPWDLPVQAADAPPPARTGAAAKPARMPAAAQLGDMALRSAFLRGMGVEEADFPGRDSIAEMEKFGREYRLMMEGLMQLLRKRAEEKGNARVAQTMVGASEVNPLKFLPTVDDAIVTLIAERSPGFLAGDAAIADAIRDLAQHHVRAWRGVQAALRRMVDRFDPAVIEEELKSNSAIGTLFSGGRGAKLWELYQKRHREIAESAEKSFLGEIGADFRDAYEEE
- the icmH gene encoding type IVB secretion system protein IcmH/DotU, with product MSRDDPFGLSEDRERTRIRLTGAPMPRPMAPLLPGTAVKRSRTHPNALVNAFAPLLEFAPELESALAPENPEALRTRLLEELVRARDTAMATGSSLERADQAAWVVAALLDDLALNTPWGGASAWPRQPLVVMLRGDVDAGTQFFTRLDELERHPNRDRELLELQYDCMALGFRGKYRVPGRSGDRSLNAVRVAAARFLRDADAEGAPLSPNWKGVIASDEPQRFIVPIWVMALGAAVVAAAVHIGLSMGLSSQAVELSALVRALPPPERGDISRTSPKVDAPPPEKVDFALLPEFQAGAPAGLKSALSGTESVSLAKLIIQASNPELFQSSRPQLSDGFEPLIASIAKVILANQELIGNITVIGHTDGVPLQKTNPLSTNQRLSEARAQTIADMLVQNGVPQDRVRSEGRAATDPVASDSTREGRALNRRVEVLVEKRL
- the tssK gene encoding type VI secretion system baseplate subunit TssK is translated as MSDANRVLWSEGLFLRTQHFQQQDRFFEATVRGALQAGQLHTFGFQQLTLDQALLDAGQIAILSARGIFPDGTPFAIPEMMDAPRPLPVTSDTATGPVLVALPLEPPGGVGFDPAHAAASGARYHGRIVSVRDAVQGGSDPEEIEIARPQALLLAPGKSVGGYTALPIADLKGVRADGGVSLDETFLPPTLVTGAVAWYRQLLLEVVTGLDQIAEAHGKMVMGGPGRSVEDLLMLNLANAARPRLAHMLAQDVFHPAELYLELAGLAGSMATYGSSARRLGELPAYDHMAPGPAYMALADALRSLILSLRYIEPKSRALPVMRHSTNVWKIRIDNPKLLVASRIVIRVGSELSEDALRKIFVNQATVGSADQFEGLWKSRLPGIPLKPLHSQPREIPYDGDRLCLELDQKSEHWASLLDAPGFVIGVSGVLPSEPQVDCYSVNR